A portion of the Haliaeetus albicilla chromosome 5, bHalAlb1.1, whole genome shotgun sequence genome contains these proteins:
- the CCDC177 gene encoding coiled-coil domain-containing protein 177, with product MGKDGWHRGASARQDAGMEGCARRDGGRLQRRTHARRAGRLPPARPSRPRRRSRRSSARPDPWQRGGGTPARQQRCPRPGPAPPRGCGAGSPRARLRPPPARGLQRAARGAAACGRPPCPPPPPPPRRWGRRAGPGVPWRSRRHRRRPPDPRGCRHRDKARGCPPGRAMVEPPAEPPPQPCPAPGGAAAAAAAAAGGEPARPGEQSPLLHLDLYNFDCAAAEGSRYVLTSPRSLEACARCAVRPVELLPRALGELLREAPGRSMRVAAGLYEAYERERRRKLQQCREERERIIREEKRRILAPLGSLPPSPAARAAPRAAAASAAGGPRPHGGGKAGASGGAKAKSHSLDSLQKRREGSWGKTSSESGASSSYSGESLRGQGGKGGGRGRGAAAGGAGSGSLLGRSFSLGDLSHSPQTAQRVERIVREVRRRKGLSEVPERDKKIAALMIAKHQEASLLREQRQAAHLQWDSQRRLAERRKEQEEKEKQRALLQGQRMWESQVEKRRGRLSQEQEEAALLKQRQRLVCEERWREQAEKQERLRRERLERAVQEDKQKKLHQEHNLKAKEEGKKEHREREEQLLQEKLSTAAQKRLKKEVQLQKEKKLLNQAEKLKHEALLKELAKQEAEEKEMLKASLEMSLTKAQENYEQLVEKRNQELREKARREDMQIQRAKLAAEKKEREQKEHLEALARETERKLQHAAQVAEEAVQEKARKVVLSRLEKEKVQKMNKQKVEQYEDLRRREILLSIERKLERSEQIFKEKKTVLENARSVARASFHVREKVREETNMRTFDKMALEAELHAHLNKK from the exons ATGGGGAAGGATGGGTGGCACAGAGGGGCAAGTGCCCGGCAGGAcgcagggatggagggatgcgCACGCAGGGATGGAGGACGCCTGCAGCGAAGGACCCACGCCCGGCGGGCCGGCCGTCTGCCGCCCGCCCGTCCgagccggccccggcgccgctCCCGCCGCAGCAGCGCCCGGCCCGACCCCTGGCAGCGCGGGGGGGGGACCCCCGCCCGGCAGCAGCGctgcccccggcccggcccggccccgccgcggggctgcggggcgggTTCCCCCCGCGCCCGCCTCCGCCCGCCCCCCGCGCGGGGCCTGCAGCGGGCAGCGCGGGGCGCCGCAGCCTGCGGGCGGCCGCcgtgcccgccgccgccgccgccgccccggagGTGGGGGCGCCGCGCGGGGCCTGGGGTGCCATGGAGGagccgccgccaccgccgccgcccgcctgATCCCCGAGGCTGCCGGCACCGAGACAAAGCGCGGGGCTGCCCGCCCG GCCGAGCCATGGTGGAACCGCCGGCTGAGCCTCCCCCGCAGCCCTGCCCGGCGCCcgggggggcagcggcggcggcggcagcggcggcggggggagagccggcccggcccggggagcAGTCGCCGCTGCTGCACCTGGACCTGTACAACTTCGACTGCGCGGCGGCGGAGGGCAGCCGGTACGTGCTGACCAGCCCGCGCTCGCTGGAGGCCTGCGCCCGCTGCGCCGTGCGGCCGGTGGAGCTGCTGCCGCGGGCGCTGGGGGAACTGCTGCGGGAGGCCCCCGGGCGCTCCATGCGGGTGGCCGCCGGCCTCTACGAGGCCTACGAGCGGGAGCGCCGCCGCAAGCTGCAGCAGTGCCGGGAGGAGCGGGAGAGGATTATCCGGGAGGAGAAGAGGCGGATCCTCGCCCCCCTCGGCAGCCTGCCGCCCTcgcccgccgcccgcgccgccccccgggccgccgccgcctcagccgcCGGCGGGCCCCGGCCCCATGGCGGGGGCAAGGCCGGGGCGTCGGGGGGCGCCAAGGCCAAGAGCCACTCGCTGGACTCGCTGCAGAAGCGCCGTGAGGGCAGCTGGGGCAAGACCTCCTCCGAGTCGGGGGCCTCGTCCTCCTACAGCGGGGAGAGCCTGCGGGGGCAAGGGGGCaaggggggcggccggggccggggggcggccgccggcggcgccggCAGCGGCTCCCTGCTGGGGCGCAGCTTCAGCCTGGGCGACCTCAGCCACTCGCCGCAGACGGCGCAGAGGGTGGAGAGGATCGTCagggaggtgaggaggaggaagggccTCTCCGAGGTGCCCGAGAGGGACAAGAAGATCGCGGCGCTGATGATCGCCAAGCACCAGGAGGCCAGCCTGCTGCGGGAGCAGCGGCAGGCCGCCCACCTGCAGTGGGACAGCCAGCGGCGCCTGGCGGAGCGGcggaaggagcaggaggagaaggagaagcagagggCCCTCCTGCAGGGCCAGCGCATGTGGGAGAGCCAGGTGGAGAAGCGTCGCGGGAGGCTgagccaggagcaggaggaagccGCCCTGCTGAAGCAGAGGCAGCGCCTGGTGTGCGAGGAGAGGTGGCGGGAGCAAGCGGAGAAGCAGGAGCGGCTGCGGAgggagaggctggagagggCCGTCCAGGAGGACAAGCAGAAGAAGCTCCATCAGGAGCACAACCTGAAGGCGAAGGAGGAGGGCAAGAAGGAGCACCGGGAGCGAGAGGAGCAGCTCCTGCAAGAGAAGCTCTCCACCGCCGCGCAGAAGAGGCTGAAGAAGGAGgtgcagctgcagaaggagaagaaactgCTCAACCAAGCAGAGAAGCTGAAGCACGAGGCCTTGCTCAAGGAACTGGCCAAGCAAGAGgctgaagaaaaggagatgCTGAAGGCCTCCCTGGAGATGAGTTTGACGAAGGCGCAGGAGAACTACGAGCAGCTAGTGGAGAAGAGGAACCAGGAGCTGAGGGAGAAGGCCAGGCGGGAGGACATGCAGATCCAGAGAGCCAAACTGGCagcagagaagaaggaaagagagcaGAAGGAGCACTTGGAGGCCCTGgccagggagacagagagaaagcTCCAGCATGCTGCCCAGGTGGCCGAAGAGGCCGTCCAAGAAAAAGCCCGCAAGGTGGTCCTGAGCCgtctggagaaggagaaagtgcAGAAGATGAACAAGCAAAAGGTGGAACAGTACGAGGACTTGCGGCGCAGGGAGATCCTCCTCTCTATAGAGAGGAAGCTGGAGAGGAGCGAGCAGATCTTCAAGGAGAAGAAGACTGTCTTGGAAAATGCCAGGTCTGTCGCTCGGGCATCCTTCCATGTCCGGGAAAAGGTACGGGAGGAGACGAACATGCGCACCTTTGACAAGATGGCCTTGGAAGCAGAACTGCATGCCCACCTGAATAAGAAATGA